The following are encoded in a window of Narcine bancroftii isolate sNarBan1 chromosome 2, sNarBan1.hap1, whole genome shotgun sequence genomic DNA:
- the LOC138754787 gene encoding zinc finger and BTB domain-containing protein 12-like → MGSAEVLHFQFAQHDSRALRRMNQLRLEERFCDVTIVAERLRFPGHRVVLAACSPFLRDQFLLNPMREVRVALANRPELVFRLLLCCYTGALDFPFTDVVNYLTAASHLQMDHVVHECRRALSRYVDPRIVIEEGGSPRPGTRTKPESAESSGVYVVIEPDSEVSEEEEGSGLAGDEESSASDGGLGYRAAMSCGECAESFARPEQLAAHLETHKVFSCPRCGKTFRQRVNLTRHGHVHAGLKPYRCLTCGKTFTQNRSLKDHMNLHSGERPHRCLYCRACFAHKPALRRHLKEQHGKTSADNCQLASLLPPGPL, encoded by the coding sequence ATGGGATCTGCCGAAGTCCTACACTTCCAGTTCGCCCAGCACGACTCCCGGGCGCTGCGGCGGATGAACCAGCTGCGCCTGGAGGAGCGTTTCTGCGACGTGACCATCGTGGCGGAGAGGCTGCGCTTCCCGGGACATCGGGTGGTCCTGGCTGCCTGCTCGCCGTTCCTGCGCGACCAGTTCTTGCTCAACCCAATGCGGGAGGTGAGGGTGGCGCTGGCCAACAGGCCCGAGCTGGTGTTCCGCCTCCTGCTCTGCTGCTACACCGGGGCTCTGGACTTCCCCTTCACGGACGTGGTGAACTACTTGACGGCCGCCAGCCACCTTCAGATGGACCATGTAGTTCATGAGTGCCGCCGGGCGCTGTCTCGGTACGTCGACCCACGCATCGTGATCGAAGAAGGTGGCAGCCCTAGACCAGGCACTAGGACCAAGCCGGAGTCGGCAGAGAGCAGCGGGGTTTACGTGGTGATCGAGCCCGACTCTGAGGTGTCCGAGGAGGAGGAAGGGTCGGGGCTGGCTGGCGACGAGGAGAGCTCAGCCAGCGACGGGGGCCTAGGGTACCGTGCCGCTATGTCCTGTGGCGAGTGCGCCGAGTCCTTCGCCCGGCCCGAGCAGCTTGCAGCCCACCTGGAGACCCACAAGGTGTTCAGCTGCCCTCGGTGTGGCAAGACCTTCAGACAGCGGGTGAACCTGACGCGGCATGGCCACGTTCACGCCGGCCTCAAGCCCTACCGCTGCCTCACCTGCGGCAAGACCTTCACGCAGAACCGCTCGCTCAAGGACCACATGAACCTGCACAGCGGCGAGCGGCCACATCGTTGCCTCTACTGCCGGGCGTGCTTCGCGCACAAGCCCGCCCTGCGCCGGCACCTCAAGGAGCAACACGGCAAAACCTCGGCCGACAACTGCCAGCTCGCCTCCCTCCTGCCACCTGGCCCTCTATAG